In Labilibaculum sp. DW002, one DNA window encodes the following:
- a CDS encoding sensor histidine kinase produces the protein MALLTNALKYMRIKKNFFIKQKIVIVLLLFSFVAFAGIIYTFQTSSNLDAQHIQLVESSEKIEIEVFNARIMLDEFLDGDTSIKKGSILECYGKANNYIKGIGLITTNSDSLKLDQGNRFLYQLTKLDSSIVEIKKIVQLSLNKRQQGNDSSLLNSNRNFILIFNEYEKSLHSYISESNNLLKRKIFILLTAVFIILIISLILIVRLMNSLIRTNRELLRNTMKVEQSERKRIAMDLHDGLGAMLSSVGLYSKILEKEFKDNKQASSNLNQITQLSNQALQTVSEVINNLNPSILKRHNIVESLDRFCSRINKVGNLKLQFNADEFFGKMDKSREVILYRICSELINNTIKHANATKASIVLSRTTKVMLKYQDNGIGFNRDELLVSDINGMGLTNIIDRVESIGGQCLIDTSKGNGFAISIEIGIDKRQ, from the coding sequence ATGGCACTTTTAACAAATGCATTAAAATATATGCGAATAAAGAAGAATTTTTTCATCAAACAAAAGATTGTAATTGTATTATTACTTTTCAGTTTTGTTGCATTCGCAGGAATTATTTACACATTTCAAACCAGTTCCAATCTAGATGCTCAACACATTCAATTGGTGGAATCTTCGGAGAAAATAGAAATTGAAGTTTTCAATGCAAGAATAATGCTGGATGAATTTCTGGATGGTGATACTTCCATTAAAAAAGGTTCCATTCTTGAATGTTATGGCAAAGCCAATAATTACATCAAAGGTATTGGTCTGATAACCACTAATTCAGACAGTTTAAAATTAGATCAAGGGAATAGATTCCTGTATCAGCTAACTAAATTGGATTCGTCTATTGTGGAGATAAAAAAGATAGTTCAGCTTAGCTTGAATAAGAGGCAGCAAGGAAATGATTCAAGTTTATTAAACTCCAACCGTAATTTTATTCTCATATTTAACGAATATGAGAAAAGCTTACATTCCTATATCAGCGAAAGCAATAACCTTTTAAAAAGGAAGATTTTTATTTTGCTTACTGCTGTTTTTATTATTCTAATAATTAGTCTGATTTTGATTGTTCGTTTAATGAATTCGCTAATCAGGACAAACCGTGAATTATTGCGAAACACAATGAAGGTAGAGCAAAGTGAGCGGAAAAGGATTGCGATGGATCTTCACGATGGACTTGGTGCGATGTTATCGAGTGTTGGCTTGTATAGTAAGATATTAGAGAAAGAGTTTAAGGATAATAAGCAAGCAAGTAGTAATTTAAACCAAATTACACAATTGTCTAATCAAGCCTTACAGACAGTTTCAGAGGTTATTAATAATTTGAATCCATCAATTTTAAAACGTCATAACATTGTAGAATCACTTGATCGATTTTGCTCTAGAATTAATAAAGTTGGAAATTTAAAGCTGCAGTTTAACGCTGATGAATTTTTTGGCAAAATGGATAAAAGTAGGGAAGTAATTCTTTATCGAATTTGTAGTGAACTAATCAATAATACCATAAAACATGCTAATGCAACTAAAGCTTCTATTGTTTTAAGTCGGACAACTAAAGTCATGTTAAAATATCAGGATAATGGAATTGGGTTTAATCGTGACGAGCTTTTAGTCAGCGACATTAATGGGATGGGTTTGACCAATATTATTGATCGAGTTGAATCGATTGGTGGACAATGTCTTATTGATACATCGAAAGGGAATGGATTTGCAATAAGCATCGAAATAGGAATTGATAAACGACAGTAG
- a CDS encoding response regulator transcription factor produces the protein MDTIKVILVDDHKIFRDGFRLLLQSFPYVEVVDEASNGLELLKVLETKVPDIIFMDINMPKLDGVEASKRSLQAYPELKIIALTTFLDDDYLEQMLMAGVEGYMLKSADLEEFEKAILKVYSGGNYFSDEIVSLLSDRLSILRKRKVKQQELPELTDREKEVLELICKGFGNKQIAEQTFLSPKTIEKHKSSLFQKTGTYNTVNLVIYTFKHQLVKF, from the coding sequence ATGGATACAATTAAAGTAATATTGGTTGACGATCATAAGATTTTTAGAGATGGGTTTCGTTTATTATTGCAGAGTTTTCCATACGTTGAAGTTGTCGATGAAGCATCAAATGGTTTAGAGCTATTGAAAGTCTTGGAAACAAAAGTTCCCGATATTATTTTTATGGATATAAACATGCCTAAACTGGATGGCGTAGAAGCAAGTAAAAGATCATTACAGGCTTATCCAGAGTTAAAAATAATTGCCTTAACAACCTTTCTTGATGATGATTACTTGGAGCAAATGCTAATGGCTGGCGTTGAGGGCTACATGCTTAAGAGTGCCGATTTAGAGGAGTTTGAAAAGGCTATTTTAAAAGTGTACAGTGGAGGTAATTATTTTTCAGATGAAATTGTTTCTCTTCTTTCAGATAGGTTGAGCATATTACGAAAACGGAAGGTAAAACAGCAAGAATTACCTGAGTTAACAGATAGAGAAAAAGAAGTTCTTGAATTAATTTGCAAAGGTTTTGGTAATAAACAAATAGCAGAACAAACCTTCTTGAGTCCCAAAACCATTGAGAAACATAAAAGTAGCTTGTTTCAAAAGACCGGAACCTATAACACGGTAAATTTGGTGATATATACTTTCAAACATCAGCTCGTAAAGTTCTAG
- a CDS encoding NAD(P)H-dependent flavin oxidoreductase has translation MRERKRLDELLGIEHPILMAPMFLISNSKMVIAALESGCTAAFPALNYRTNQELRKAILEIREACNKPFGVNLIVNKSNLKYKSQLKVLLDLEVDYIITSLGNPRNVINACKPKGIKVFCDVTDAKYAKKVELLGADALIAVNSEAGGHCGALSANDIIHQLLKETSLPIISAGGVTSKKDINQMLEWGAAGVSIGSIFIATNESDVSLEYKNAVVQYGSKDIVKSTKLTGSALTVINTPFVQKIGTKPNFLEWLINHSPVLKKYAKLFLAWRGINKVKKSAFKASYKSVWCAGPSIESVNSIRSVKEIIRDLID, from the coding sequence ATGAGAGAGAGGAAAAGATTAGACGAATTATTAGGGATTGAGCATCCTATTTTAATGGCTCCAATGTTTTTAATAAGCAATAGTAAAATGGTAATTGCAGCATTAGAAAGTGGTTGTACGGCCGCTTTTCCCGCATTAAACTACCGTACCAATCAAGAGCTTCGAAAAGCAATTTTAGAGATAAGAGAAGCATGCAATAAGCCATTTGGGGTTAATTTAATTGTTAATAAGTCTAACCTGAAATACAAATCACAGCTAAAAGTATTGCTCGATTTAGAGGTGGATTATATTATTACTTCTCTTGGAAATCCGAGGAATGTGATTAATGCCTGCAAACCGAAAGGAATAAAAGTGTTTTGCGATGTAACAGATGCAAAATATGCTAAGAAAGTAGAATTGCTTGGCGCAGATGCTTTAATAGCTGTCAATTCGGAAGCTGGTGGGCATTGTGGTGCTTTGTCGGCAAATGATATAATTCATCAATTGCTAAAGGAGACTTCCTTGCCAATCATTTCTGCTGGAGGAGTTACTAGCAAAAAAGACATTAATCAGATGCTTGAGTGGGGAGCTGCTGGTGTTTCAATTGGAAGCATATTTATTGCCACTAATGAATCTGATGTTTCCTTAGAATACAAAAATGCTGTAGTTCAGTATGGAAGCAAAGATATTGTAAAATCAACTAAACTAACTGGCTCTGCACTTACCGTAATTAACACTCCATTTGTTCAAAAAATAGGAACAAAACCTAATTTTTTGGAATGGTTAATAAACCACAGTCCAGTTCTTAAAAAATATGCTAAGTTGTTTCTTGCTTGGCGTGGAATAAATAAGGTGAAAAAATCAGCTTTTAAAGCAAGTTATAAGAGTGTTTGGTGTGCTGGCCCAAGCATTGAATCTGTGAATAGCATTCGCTCCGTAAAAGAGATAATTAGAGATCTGATTGACTAA
- a CDS encoding DUF6155 family protein: MSKRDLKEYIQQLTKEQLKEQITDLYSRFKEVKEFYDFAFDPQENKLLEECKFKISKEYFPVSSRKAKMRRSVAQKFIRHFKKLGVEPNLIADVMLYHIEIAQTYTSHKFVKQESFYKSMLKSFSEAIAYIDENRIRKDFQERLIRIADDTAEQNWMNWRGFEKQIKMI; this comes from the coding sequence ATGAGCAAAAGAGATCTTAAAGAATACATACAGCAACTAACAAAAGAGCAACTAAAAGAACAAATTACAGACCTGTACAGCCGATTTAAGGAGGTGAAGGAATTCTATGACTTTGCTTTTGATCCCCAGGAGAATAAGTTATTAGAAGAATGTAAATTCAAAATTTCGAAGGAATACTTTCCAGTGTCAAGCCGAAAAGCGAAGATGAGACGTTCAGTTGCACAAAAGTTTATTCGACATTTTAAAAAACTAGGTGTAGAGCCAAATTTAATTGCTGATGTAATGCTTTATCATATTGAAATAGCACAAACCTATACATCGCATAAATTCGTTAAGCAAGAATCATTTTACAAAAGCATGCTGAAATCTTTTTCTGAAGCGATCGCTTATATTGATGAAAATAGAATTCGAAAAGATTTTCAGGAACGACTAATTAGAATCGCGGATGATACGGCAGAACAAAATTGGATGAATTGGAGAGGCTTTGAAAAGCAAATTAAAATGATTTAG
- a CDS encoding VTT domain-containing protein, with the protein MKTPITQKNRKSRFQLLHQYYSYTGFYQFLGQNIKKAILPLVLLIGGAILLEHYVLDFHTLFEETTKDYSVISIFSLFFASESFLGLIPPELFIAWVKTLPEPALHLSLLALLSYIGGCISYIIGKTVLTIPAVKKVVENRMKKHIVNLRKWGGFLIVVGALLPLPFSMVSMASGIINFSFKKYLLFGLFRFLRFFLFAIAIFNIMN; encoded by the coding sequence ATGAAAACACCAATTACTCAAAAAAATAGGAAGTCTAGATTTCAACTTCTTCATCAGTATTATTCGTATACTGGCTTTTATCAATTCTTAGGACAAAATATCAAAAAAGCAATACTACCATTGGTTTTACTAATTGGAGGAGCTATTTTATTAGAGCACTACGTTTTAGATTTCCATACGCTCTTTGAAGAAACAACTAAAGACTATTCTGTTATTAGTATTTTCTCGCTCTTTTTTGCTTCCGAATCGTTTTTGGGGCTAATCCCACCTGAATTATTCATTGCTTGGGTAAAAACTTTACCTGAACCTGCGCTCCATTTATCACTTTTAGCCTTGCTCTCCTATATTGGAGGGTGCATATCCTATATTATCGGAAAAACAGTATTAACAATTCCTGCTGTAAAAAAAGTAGTTGAGAACAGAATGAAGAAGCATATTGTTAATTTAAGAAAATGGGGTGGTTTTCTTATCGTTGTTGGAGCCCTACTTCCTTTACCATTTTCAATGGTAAGTATGGCTTCTGGGATTATCAATTTTAGCTTTAAGAAGTACCTTTTATTTGGCTTATTTCGCTTTTTAAGATTCTTTTTATTCGCTATTGCTATTTTCAATATCATGAACTAA
- the nhaA gene encoding Na+/H+ antiporter NhaA, which yields MVRFFKQKRIFDRIKDPLVEFVRLEAFGGIVLMLFTILSLVLANSVISESFLAYWEQYMGFKFGSWELNKSFLHWINDGLMAIFFFVVGLEIKRELLTGGLSSIKKASLPIFGAIGGMLVPALIYVVFNQTGSGTHGWGVPMATDIAFALGILILLGKRIPLSLKLLLTSIAIVDDIGAVLVIALYYTNEIDWIYLIYGGGIYILLWSLNLLKVRSIPIFLALGVLLWYVLLKSGVHATLAGILLAFTIPARASRNVVEFIRSNTVLLKQLVSTPGQEKLTNKEKHIQASVSAIEGNCIEVISPLQRLEHSLHPWVAYLIVPLFAFANAGVLVSSDLLSHIFDPISVGIILGLFIGKPLGIFLFSYIGVYFGFAQKPSEICWSQIIGIGFLGGIGFTMSFFVSQLAFTDPSVLSLAKIAVLVASIGSGVVGFAILKLFCRK from the coding sequence ATGGTACGTTTTTTTAAGCAAAAAAGAATATTTGATAGAATAAAGGATCCTTTGGTAGAATTTGTACGACTGGAAGCCTTCGGAGGCATTGTTTTAATGCTGTTTACTATTCTATCCTTGGTATTAGCCAATTCAGTAATTAGTGAATCGTTCCTAGCCTATTGGGAACAATATATGGGATTCAAATTTGGTAGTTGGGAATTAAATAAGAGCTTTTTGCATTGGATCAATGATGGCTTAATGGCAATATTCTTTTTTGTGGTAGGATTAGAAATTAAAAGGGAATTACTTACTGGGGGCTTATCATCGATTAAAAAAGCCAGTTTGCCTATTTTTGGAGCCATTGGAGGTATGTTGGTACCTGCTCTAATTTATGTTGTTTTTAATCAAACGGGATCAGGTACGCATGGTTGGGGAGTTCCCATGGCTACAGATATCGCATTTGCCCTAGGAATCTTGATTCTTTTAGGAAAACGTATTCCGCTATCCTTAAAACTATTGTTAACCTCAATAGCAATTGTGGATGATATTGGAGCTGTACTTGTTATTGCACTATACTATACAAATGAAATTGATTGGATTTACCTCATTTATGGTGGTGGAATTTATATCCTATTGTGGAGTTTAAACCTTTTAAAAGTAAGAAGTATTCCAATATTTTTAGCTTTAGGAGTTTTGCTTTGGTACGTGCTTTTAAAGTCGGGAGTTCATGCTACTCTAGCTGGGATCTTGTTAGCATTTACGATACCTGCAAGAGCTAGCCGTAATGTTGTTGAATTTATAAGATCCAATACTGTTTTATTAAAACAATTGGTCAGCACACCTGGACAGGAAAAGCTTACCAACAAAGAGAAGCATATCCAGGCCTCGGTTAGTGCCATAGAAGGAAACTGTATTGAAGTAATTTCACCATTACAAAGACTTGAGCATTCTCTCCATCCTTGGGTAGCGTATCTTATAGTACCTTTGTTTGCTTTTGCCAATGCAGGAGTTTTGGTAAGTAGCGATTTATTAAGTCATATCTTTGACCCGATTTCAGTAGGGATTATCCTAGGTTTATTCATTGGGAAACCATTAGGAATCTTTTTATTCTCCTATATCGGTGTTTATTTTGGGTTTGCTCAAAAACCATCAGAAATTTGTTGGTCGCAAATTATTGGAATTGGTTTTCTGGGAGGAATTGGATTCACAATGTCATTCTTTGTCTCTCAACTTGCCTTTACTGATCCTTCTGTTTTAAGCTTAGCTAAAATAGCAGTTCTAGTCGCATCAATAGGATCAGGAGTAGTAGGATTTGCAATTTTAAAATTGTTTTGTCGTAAATAA
- a CDS encoding universal stress protein, with amino-acid sequence MKVRMLKRILVPISLAGDGESAFRQALFFRRRLSSRITLLHVIPPSLRLTNVIQTDIDKNLQARAMVRLVRFVKIHFKGKVPDNMELRVEIGQHVSIINEIAKEEKFDLIIINKNEKRHGIADKFRRHSAEKIVGESICPVLTVKHQWTNRGVRDILVPIDIVRKSRDLLKWSIFLGQLMNARIHILAALTVKIDLERSLAYKKANLMKEIIEKEGLECKVSIEVKEAENRLEALVMGAKNKAADLILVQGHQEMIFSDGQTERLHIELLHKSVKPVMFLGVGQENIFTDLLRSGNTNSVTCEKGNLTNAIELNN; translated from the coding sequence ATGAAAGTTCGAATGTTAAAAAGGATTTTAGTTCCAATTAGTTTAGCTGGAGATGGAGAAAGTGCTTTCAGGCAAGCCCTTTTTTTCCGAAGAAGATTATCATCTAGAATTACATTACTTCATGTAATCCCGCCAAGCTTGCGATTAACGAATGTGATTCAAACAGATATAGATAAAAATTTGCAGGCTAGAGCCATGGTTCGTTTGGTTAGGTTCGTAAAAATTCATTTTAAAGGCAAAGTGCCAGACAATATGGAATTAAGAGTCGAAATTGGCCAACATGTTTCAATAATAAATGAAATAGCAAAAGAAGAAAAGTTTGATTTGATAATCATTAATAAGAATGAGAAAAGACATGGTATTGCAGATAAGTTTCGAAGACACAGTGCTGAAAAAATAGTGGGTGAATCAATATGTCCCGTATTAACTGTAAAGCATCAGTGGACGAATAGGGGCGTCAGGGACATATTGGTTCCTATTGATATTGTAAGAAAATCAAGAGATTTACTGAAGTGGTCTATTTTTTTAGGTCAATTAATGAATGCCCGAATCCATATTCTTGCGGCTTTAACCGTAAAGATTGACTTGGAAAGAAGCCTTGCTTATAAAAAGGCGAATTTAATGAAAGAGATAATTGAAAAAGAGGGGCTAGAGTGTAAGGTTTCTATTGAAGTAAAAGAAGCAGAAAATCGTTTAGAAGCGCTTGTTATGGGTGCAAAAAATAAAGCAGCCGATCTCATTTTGGTACAGGGACATCAGGAAATGATATTTAGCGATGGACAGACTGAACGATTGCACATCGAACTTTTGCATAAATCCGTAAAGCCAGTAATGTTTTTAGGGGTGGGACAGGAAAATATTTTTACTGATTTACTTAGATCTGGTAATACAAATTCTGTGACGTGTGAAAAAGGAAATCTAACCAATGCTATTGAATTGAACAATTAA
- the mnmE gene encoding tRNA uridine-5-carboxymethylaminomethyl(34) synthesis GTPase MnmE, producing MIDQSTICAISTAPGNGAIAIVRLSGANALTICDKVFVAASKKSIAEQKANTVHFGTIQDGEDIIDEVLVTIFKAPHSYTGENSIEIACHGAPFIQYRILQVLLKNGARSANPGEYTQRAFLNGKMDLSQAEAVADLIASSSAAAHKVALQQMRGGFSNEIANLRGRLLNFISLIELELDFGEEDVEFADRTQLTSLVNEIQGLIQKLVNSFELGNVIKNGVPVAIVGNTNVGKSTLLNALLNEDRAIVSDIAGTTRDVIEDTINLGGITFRFIDTAGIRTTLDKIESMGIERTYSKMKQAQIVLLLIDADRNIEDVNDSILKVNEAIDREAQHLIICINKIDLIPDPQGFAKSLIGVQTDDKLLFISAKQKQNIDSLTKELLKTVNMGTINEQDVIVTNIRHFEALKNALGSIDRVNTGLEGQIPTDFLAQDIRECLHFLGEITGDISTDEVLGNIFKNFCIGK from the coding sequence ATGATTGATCAATCTACTATATGTGCGATTTCTACAGCTCCTGGCAACGGAGCCATTGCGATTGTGCGCCTTTCTGGAGCAAATGCTCTAACAATTTGCGATAAGGTGTTTGTTGCTGCAAGCAAAAAATCTATTGCAGAACAAAAAGCAAATACCGTTCATTTTGGAACCATCCAAGATGGCGAAGATATTATCGACGAGGTTTTGGTGACTATTTTTAAAGCACCGCACTCCTACACGGGCGAAAACAGTATCGAAATTGCCTGCCATGGTGCTCCTTTTATTCAATACCGTATTTTACAGGTATTACTTAAAAATGGTGCTCGTAGTGCTAATCCTGGAGAATATACCCAACGAGCCTTTTTAAATGGCAAAATGGACCTTTCACAAGCCGAAGCTGTCGCTGATTTAATAGCATCAAGTTCAGCTGCTGCTCATAAAGTCGCATTGCAGCAAATGCGTGGAGGTTTCTCTAACGAAATAGCCAATTTACGCGGCCGCCTGTTAAACTTCATTTCTTTAATTGAACTAGAACTCGATTTTGGTGAAGAAGATGTTGAATTTGCAGATCGAACTCAATTAACCAGTTTAGTGAACGAAATTCAGGGATTAATCCAGAAATTGGTTAATTCTTTTGAGTTGGGTAATGTAATTAAGAATGGTGTTCCTGTTGCTATTGTCGGCAATACTAATGTTGGAAAGTCAACTCTTTTAAATGCTCTTTTAAATGAAGATCGCGCCATTGTTTCCGATATTGCAGGTACTACACGTGATGTGATTGAAGATACCATTAACCTTGGCGGGATCACCTTCCGATTTATCGATACAGCGGGTATTCGAACAACTCTTGATAAAATTGAGAGCATGGGAATTGAGCGTACTTACAGCAAAATGAAACAGGCTCAAATCGTTCTTCTACTAATTGATGCTGACCGTAACATTGAAGATGTAAATGATTCAATTCTTAAAGTAAACGAAGCTATTGATCGTGAGGCACAACATTTGATTATATGCATTAATAAAATTGATTTGATTCCAGATCCTCAAGGATTTGCAAAAAGCTTAATCGGTGTACAAACAGATGATAAATTGCTTTTTATATCTGCAAAACAAAAGCAAAACATCGATTCCTTAACCAAGGAACTTCTAAAAACAGTAAATATGGGTACAATTAATGAGCAAGATGTAATTGTGACCAACATTCGCCATTTCGAAGCTCTTAAAAATGCCTTAGGAAGTATTGATAGAGTAAATACTGGCTTAGAAGGCCAGATCCCTACTGATTTCCTTGCTCAAGACATTCGTGAATGCCTTCATTTCCTAGGTGAAATTACTGGAGATATTAGTACTGATGAAGTTCTAGGGAATATCTTTAAGAATTTCTGTATCGGCAAGTAA